The following coding sequences are from one Myxococcales bacterium window:
- a CDS encoding ribulose-bisphosphate carboxylase large subunit family protein yields the protein MSEPRIEATYLIETPQPLEKAVQVMAGEQSTGTFIRVPGETDELREKHAARVVSLEELEPAPGPSLPGSKAPSGSGGPPVYRRARVVLSFPLSNMGPSLPNLVATVMGNLFELSPFSGLKLLDLDLPPAFAEAYPGPQFGVPGTRKLAGVQNRPIIGTIIKPSVGLTPAATADTVRILAEAGLDFIKDDELQANGPHSPFDERVKAVMRVINEHADRTGKKVMYAFNLTDEVDEMRRHHDTVVAAGGTCVMLSMNSVGLPALAHLRRHTALPIHGHRNGWGMLTRSPALGMEYSAYQKLYRLAGVDHLHCNGLRNKFWEPDESVLRSARGCLTGMFGSKAFMDYGPSGYTVMPVLSSAQWAGQAPDTYAALGTTDVMYVCGGGIFAHPGGIAAGVVSVQQGWEAAIQGISLEDYAKTHVELAQALKLYAVAGA from the coding sequence ATGTCAGAACCTCGCATAGAAGCCACCTACCTCATCGAAACTCCGCAGCCGCTCGAAAAAGCCGTGCAGGTCATGGCGGGCGAGCAGTCGACCGGCACGTTCATTCGCGTCCCGGGTGAGACGGACGAGCTGCGTGAGAAGCACGCCGCGCGTGTCGTGTCGCTCGAAGAGCTCGAGCCCGCGCCCGGGCCGAGCCTTCCGGGCTCGAAGGCACCTTCGGGATCAGGCGGGCCTCCGGTCTACCGCCGTGCCCGCGTGGTGCTCTCGTTCCCGCTGTCGAACATGGGGCCCTCGCTGCCGAACCTGGTGGCCACGGTGATGGGTAACCTTTTCGAGCTCAGCCCCTTTTCGGGCCTGAAGCTGCTCGATCTGGATCTGCCGCCCGCCTTCGCCGAGGCGTACCCGGGACCTCAATTCGGCGTGCCTGGAACGCGCAAGCTCGCCGGCGTCCAGAACCGGCCAATCATTGGCACGATCATCAAACCCAGCGTGGGGCTCACGCCGGCTGCCACGGCGGACACGGTGCGCATCCTGGCCGAGGCCGGCTTGGACTTCATCAAGGATGACGAGCTGCAGGCCAACGGTCCGCACTCGCCCTTCGACGAACGAGTCAAGGCCGTCATGAGGGTCATCAACGAGCACGCCGACCGTACCGGCAAAAAGGTGATGTACGCCTTCAACTTGACCGACGAGGTCGATGAGATGCGCCGGCACCACGACACCGTGGTGGCCGCGGGGGGCACCTGTGTGATGCTCAGCATGAACAGCGTGGGGCTTCCCGCGCTGGCACATCTGCGCCGGCATACCGCCCTGCCGATCCACGGACACCGCAACGGTTGGGGTATGTTGACCCGCTCGCCTGCCTTGGGCATGGAGTACAGCGCCTACCAAAAGCTCTATCGCCTGGCCGGCGTGGATCACCTTCACTGCAACGGTCTTCGGAACAAGTTCTGGGAGCCCGACGAGTCGGTGCTCAGAAGCGCCCGGGGCTGTCTCACCGGTATGTTTGGCAGCAAGGCGTTCATGGATTACGGGCCTTCAGGCTACACCGTGATGCCCGTGCTCTCGTCAGCGCAGTGGGCCGGCCAGGCGCCCGATACGTACGCGGCGCTGGGGACCACGGATGTGATGTACGTCTGTGGAGGCGGGATCTTCGCTCACCCGGGCGGCATCGCGGCGGGAGTCGTCAGCGTGCAGCAAGGTTGGGAGGCCGCGATTCAAGGCATCTCCCTGGAAGACTACGCAAAAACGCACGTCGAGCTCGCGCAGGCGCTGAAGCTCTACGCGGTCGCCGGTGCCTGA
- a CDS encoding (2Fe-2S)-binding protein translates to MPRLTFLPLNLVVDCSEGESVFDAGRRAGVPISTACVGRGTCGLCRVRVREGEANLTAFTETESRHLGNVYFLTKERLSCQTRVLGDAAVETRLAEARPPGKSR, encoded by the coding sequence ATGCCTCGTCTCACGTTCCTTCCTCTCAACCTCGTCGTCGACTGCTCCGAGGGTGAGAGTGTCTTTGACGCTGGGCGCAGGGCGGGCGTTCCTATCAGCACCGCCTGCGTGGGCCGGGGCACCTGCGGCCTGTGTCGTGTGCGTGTGCGGGAGGGCGAGGCCAACCTGACGGCGTTCACAGAGACCGAGAGCCGTCATCTTGGCAACGTCTACTTCCTGACGAAGGAGAGACTGTCCTGCCAAACCCGGGTGCTGGGCGACGCCGCCGTCGAGACGCGGTTGGCGGAGGCCCGGCCCCCAGGGAAGAGCCGCTGA
- a CDS encoding four-carbon acid sugar kinase family protein produces the protein MSDTSNLLLTFFGDDNTGSTDSMEALALAGVSTVLFLDPPTPRDLAHFPGVQAVGVAGMTRALPPDEMESVLEPAFRALRALGAPLCHYKVCSTFDSAPHVGSIGRAIDVGMRVFQAERVPLLVGAPALRRYTLFGTHFATVGQETFRLDRHPTMSRHPVTPMNEADLRRHLRAQSTKSVASFDILALEGSWQEVQERFDAWQAGERADVVLFDVLDDARLATAGQLIWREAHRGNAFVVGSSGVEYALVLALRQAGLVPETPRERTSLGKERQVLVVSGSCSPVTQAQIDRALAEGSGFEGLDVGAASLLDRANSEAARELAVRGALAILERGASPLLYSARGPEDERIGRAEAVWRASHGGGGGPGRALGEQLGLIVRAVLERWNAHSRRLRRVIVAGGDTSGHGARRLGVEALTIVGPTAPGSPLCRAHASDPLIDGLDLLFKGGQVGRTDFFEAVRDGAF, from the coding sequence ATGTCGGACACGTCCAACCTGCTGCTCACGTTCTTTGGTGACGACAACACCGGGTCGACGGACTCGATGGAAGCGCTCGCCTTGGCAGGTGTGAGTACGGTGCTCTTCCTCGACCCGCCCACGCCCCGAGATCTTGCGCACTTCCCGGGCGTGCAGGCCGTGGGCGTGGCAGGCATGACGCGGGCGCTGCCGCCCGACGAGATGGAAAGCGTACTCGAACCCGCGTTTCGAGCCCTTCGCGCCCTGGGCGCGCCGTTGTGTCACTACAAGGTTTGCTCGACCTTCGACTCGGCGCCGCACGTGGGTAGCATCGGACGCGCCATCGACGTTGGCATGCGGGTGTTTCAGGCAGAGAGGGTGCCGCTCCTGGTGGGGGCGCCTGCCTTGCGTCGCTACACGCTTTTCGGCACTCACTTTGCCACCGTCGGGCAAGAGACCTTTCGGCTCGATCGTCACCCCACCATGAGCCGTCACCCGGTCACGCCCATGAACGAAGCCGATCTTCGTCGGCACCTTCGCGCACAAAGCACGAAGAGCGTGGCGTCGTTCGATATCCTCGCCCTCGAGGGCTCCTGGCAGGAGGTCCAGGAACGCTTCGACGCGTGGCAGGCGGGTGAGCGTGCCGACGTGGTGCTGTTCGACGTGCTCGACGACGCGCGCCTCGCGACGGCGGGCCAGCTGATCTGGCGGGAAGCCCATCGGGGCAACGCCTTCGTGGTGGGATCTTCGGGCGTGGAGTATGCGCTGGTGTTGGCCCTGCGGCAGGCGGGGCTCGTGCCCGAGACCCCGCGTGAGCGGACCTCTCTTGGCAAGGAGCGCCAGGTGCTGGTCGTCTCGGGGAGTTGCTCTCCGGTGACTCAGGCCCAGATCGATCGTGCCCTCGCCGAGGGCAGCGGCTTCGAGGGTCTCGACGTGGGCGCGGCCTCGTTGCTCGACAGGGCAAACTCCGAGGCTGCCCGTGAGCTCGCGGTGCGGGGAGCCCTTGCGATCCTGGAAAGAGGAGCTTCGCCGCTTCTCTACTCGGCACGGGGGCCCGAGGACGAACGCATCGGCCGGGCCGAGGCCGTGTGGAGAGCGTCGCACGGCGGCGGGGGTGGGCCCGGCCGGGCCCTCGGTGAGCAGCTCGGCCTGATCGTCCGTGCGGTGCTGGAGCGCTGGAACGCTCACTCGCGCCGGTTACGTCGGGTGATCGTGGCCGGGGGCGATACGTCCGGCCACGGGGCACGGCGGCTGGGTGTAGAGGCCCTCACGATCGTGGGCCCCACGGCGCCCGGTTCGCCGCTGTGCCGGGCTCATGCTTCGGATCCCCTGATCGACGGTCTCGACCTGCTGTTCAAGGGAGGCCAGGTGGGCCGCACCGACTTTTTCGAGGCCGTGCGCGACGGCGCATTCTGA
- a CDS encoding gamma-glutamylcyclotransferase, whose amino-acid sequence MRPLFVYGSLMRGESNAHMLRGAHFLGENLSGSGYALVDLGPPAW is encoded by the coding sequence GTGAGGCCGCTCTTTGTCTATGGCTCGCTCATGCGAGGCGAGTCGAATGCGCACATGTTGCGCGGCGCCCACTTCCTGGGCGAAAACTTGTCGGGCTCGGGATACGCGCTCGTGGACCTCGGGCCCCCGGCATGGTAG
- a CDS encoding Gfo/Idh/MocA family oxidoreductase: MSTLRFATFGAGFWAPFQLAAWRELPDNTCVALCNPTRAKAEALAKRLEIPNVYADPAELLARERLDFVDIVSAVPSHYPLVDLALDHGMAVICQKPMTETLEQAETLVRKAKRAGVPFFVHENFRWQAPLRALAGLLNAGAIGTPFRSRIDFISGFPVFDNQPALKSMDPFILMDIGTHILDVARFLFGEAERLYCQTQRIHTDIAGEDVATVTLSMTSGATVVCHMAYAGTPVEREAFPQPLVFVEGTKGSVELAPDCTLRLTTKEGTKLTRHPPPRYPWADPAYAVVLSSIVPCNENLLGALTGRGQAETTGEDNLETLRLVFAAVDSAHRREALRLAAGRA, translated from the coding sequence ATGAGCACCTTACGATTCGCGACCTTCGGTGCGGGGTTCTGGGCCCCGTTCCAGTTGGCGGCGTGGCGAGAACTTCCGGACAACACGTGCGTGGCCCTGTGCAACCCCACGCGCGCCAAGGCCGAGGCGCTCGCGAAGCGATTGGAGATCCCGAACGTATACGCTGATCCCGCCGAGCTGCTCGCCCGCGAGCGGCTGGATTTCGTCGACATCGTCAGCGCGGTGCCAAGCCACTACCCGCTGGTCGACCTTGCCCTCGACCACGGCATGGCCGTCATCTGTCAAAAACCCATGACCGAGACCCTCGAGCAGGCGGAGACTTTGGTCCGCAAGGCCAAGCGGGCCGGTGTGCCCTTTTTCGTGCACGAGAACTTTCGTTGGCAAGCGCCCCTCCGTGCTCTTGCCGGGCTGCTGAACGCCGGGGCAATCGGAACACCGTTTCGCAGCCGCATCGACTTCATCTCGGGCTTTCCGGTCTTCGATAACCAGCCCGCCCTCAAGTCGATGGATCCCTTCATCCTGATGGATATCGGCACGCACATTCTCGACGTGGCCCGCTTTTTGTTCGGCGAGGCCGAGCGGCTCTATTGCCAGACCCAACGCATCCACACCGACATCGCCGGCGAGGACGTGGCCACGGTGACCTTGAGCATGACGTCCGGCGCGACCGTGGTCTGTCACATGGCGTATGCCGGTACGCCGGTCGAACGAGAGGCGTTTCCGCAGCCGCTCGTGTTCGTGGAGGGGACGAAGGGTTCGGTGGAGCTCGCGCCTGATTGTACGCTCCGATTGACCACCAAAGAGGGCACGAAGCTCACCCGGCATCCGCCTCCGCGCTACCCCTGGGCCGACCCTGCGTACGCCGTGGTTCTTTCCAGCATCGTGCCGTGCAACGAGAACCTGCTCGGCGCCTTGACGGGCCGGGGGCAGGCGGAGACCACCGGAGAAGACAACTTGGAAACTCTGCGGCTGGTGTTTGCCGCCGTCGATTCGGCTCACCGACGTGAGGCGCTTCGCCTCGCGGCCGGGCGGGCATAA
- a CDS encoding gamma-glutamylcyclotransferase — translation MVAARGAGRVAGELYAVESLLLAKLDAFEEHPHVYRRSFIQTLAGDVVQAYLLRPEQARGLPVMASGCWRRRDEAGERHRAVDLPGGHKP, via the coding sequence ATGGTAGCTGCCAGGGGCGCGGGCCGAGTGGCGGGAGAGCTCTATGCGGTCGAGTCCTTGCTCTTGGCGAAGCTCGACGCTTTCGAGGAGCATCCGCACGTGTATCGACGCAGCTTCATCCAAACGCTGGCAGGGGACGTGGTGCAGGCTTATCTCTTGCGACCTGAGCAGGCGCGGGGGCTGCCGGTGATGGCCTCCGGCTGTTGGCGCCGGCGAGACGAAGCAGGCGAGAGGCACCGAGCGGTGGACCTGCCGGGAGGGCACAAGCCGTGA